Genomic window (Magnolia sinica isolate HGM2019 chromosome 10, MsV1, whole genome shotgun sequence):
ccttcgGTCACTGCAGCGGAAACTTaggtgaggccaccttgatgtttgtgataaatctaactcatttattcattttttaagctcattttaagatttgatgtcaaaaatgaacatgatccaatactcaagtgatcTAAAAACGTGAGGATTTGTGGTGCAGATCCTGTTCAATCTTTAtttcaagtcttaaaatgagctaaaaaaaacggatggacggcatagatttctcacaaacatcacattggcccccACCTAggtcccttctctctttctctatctacTCCCCATCTCACAATCAATATATATACGTAAAAGCTACGATATTTCTTCTGTGTGAAATTCATAAAATCCAATTACATGTTTTTTATTATTACAATGCTTGCCAtcttttttatcttcttttttccttctctctccctctctctcctttcagATATCATTATCGAGCCTAAAAGCTTCCAACAACTCGATCTAGGCGGTCTGGCTGGGCCAGAGAGCATAGCCTTTGATCCATTGAATCATGATCCTTATACGGGTGTCTCAGACGGTCGAGTTCTTAAATGGCAAGGCGCGGCCCGCGGCTGGATTGAGTTTGCGGTCACTTCACCACGCAGGTAACAATTAACGGTTGTAATTATCAGCAAACGTGTATATTGATGTTGTACTAgattttgtacatgtggggcctatGGTTTGATCATTCAAAACTTTCATCTAATAGGCCACATTGAGGATGGGGGATGGCCTGAAAATTGAGTGAATGTTGAAAGATCATACCCGATAAATGGACGATTAAGATAAAGAAAAGAGGTTGAGTCCACTACAAAACCGGAGGTTAAGCTTAACTAACAACCcaacttgtggggtccatcatgatgtgtgagtAACAtccaacatccaatccgtccattgtgTGATCCCCCTCAGGTTGTCCTTGGAAAGAAAAAATTAagttgatccaaaaatcaagtgggtcacactatatGAATGGCAtgtggatgcccaccattaagaacctttcagattgtgtgtgggatccactgtgtTTTCTTACCTGCTATCTAATCCAGTCGTGAATTAGGTGAATCTAGGGTAACAGCTTagtccctgaccatggggcccagtccctgaccatggggcccaccttgatgtatgtgttgtacatccacactatccatctctTCTTTTAACTTGTTGTATGGCATAGCAAAAAAATAtagctgatccaaatctcgagtggaccacgccacagaaaacagtgattattgaccattaaaaacttcttcttgGGCCCAAAAGTTCGGGATCTAAGCTGACATTTGTGCTTCCGCTTCAtttatgtctgtgtgaccttattaacaaattggatgacaaataaacattataatgggccctaggaaatttttttATCGTGGGCATTCAATGACAACCATTTCATGTGgcgtgatccacttgagaattggctCTACTTCATTTATGGACCATTAGTTAAATGGCTTGGATCTGTATGAGTCGGCCCATTAATACAATCTAGGAACACGAGTGCATTTGTCAAATCCTCGGGCCTAAGATTATATGGTGTCAAAGAGAATTGGGTTCTTACAGGTGGGCCCGTTGTTCTTTGATATGGACCTTTGATTTGATGTTCCCTGGCATGGATGGGCCATGCACGTACTCGTATCAAGGATCATACGCTTTTGTTTTGTTGCAATTAGGAACGAGGAGTGTAACGGCCATGATAATCCTTGGTTAGAAGACATGTGTGGTAGGCCACTGGGCATGCAATTCAGTAAGGCCACCGGCGATTTGTACATTGCGGATGCCTATTATGGGCTctttgtggtgaggcccaccggAGGATTGGCCAACCAGCTAGCCAGTGGGGCCCAAGGGATCCCCTTTCGCTTTACCAACGGTCTGGATATTGACCAGGCAACCGGGATTGTTTATTTCACAGACTCTAGCATGATATTCCCAAGGAGGTACTATTCCATCGCTCATATCAACTATTGTATTTTCTATATCAAGCTTGAAAATTACTTCTTTCTTGCTTAACCGATGTCGGATATCTAAGCATTTATGAGTAGCTAAAGCAATTTCTATAATTTGTTTACCTTCCATAAATGTCCTTACTAAAATTTTGTAAGAACTTGCGAGAAGCTTAATTGGCATCCTCACACCCTCCTTTTTTAGAATAAGAGCAATAAAAGTTGCACTCAGTTCTAAAGCTAGATGGACTACTATGCCGAATATCTAAGTATTATGAGCAATTAAAGTAATTTCTATAATTTGTTTACTTTCCATAAACGTCCTCACTAAAATTTTGTAAAAACCTTCGAGAAGCTTAATTGGCACCCTCACACCCTCCTTCTTTAGAATAACAATAATGAAAGTTGCTCTCAATTCTATAGCTAAATGGACTCTTACAAATTCATTTACAAAGTTCTTCAAAGTCCAACTTCACTGCGTAAAAGAATTTAAAAGAACATAATAGAAAAGTCATCTAAGCTGGCCACTTATAGCTGCCTAGCTCCTTCATTGTCATTGTCGATTTGAATTCTTCCCCCAATATTGGCTTTTTCAAACCATTTCACCTCTTCTTGAGAGATTTTATTGAAATGAAGATTGTTAAGGTGTGAGTGGCTCTAATTAATCTTTTACAAAgagattttttttagaaattgacaATAGCGATGCTCACACTAGCTTTGTTATGAATCTTGTTTGAAGAAGCTTCGATGCTCACAATTACATgaaagaattttattattattattattgttgtccCCTTCTTTTAACCATGTAGCTTATGAGTGttggttttatttaattttttcatctctcaatttcatataatatttGGCCAGGTAGTCTTCCTTGTTGGCCATCTCCTCTTCTAATAAAACAATGCTTTCATCTTTAATATCTAGttcttagatttttatttttatttttctaaacgtGCTTTGGATTTGGCTTCACACTTTCTAAGACCCCTTTCCTCCAATCTTTAATCTTTTCTTTCAAGAGCTCTAACTTCTAAAATAGATTGAAATTGGCAAAATCTTCTACTGAGAATGATTTCCACCACTCATTTACAAGAAGCAAGAAATTTTTTGTTTGGAGCCATGCTAATTTAAATTGAAATGGGCACGGCCCCTAGTTATCTTCTTATTAAATACCAGGTGAGGGAGGTCTCTTTAATGTACTAGAGGGAACTTCTCTACACAATCCACTCTTTAATATACTAGAGGAAACTTCTCCACCCAATCCAATGACATTAAAAATTTGTCAAGCTTTGATTTGATAGGATTGCCTAATCATTGGTCTATATGAACATCACCATGTACATATAAGGAAATTAAATATTACATTTTTTATGATAAAGCAAGAATATTTGGACAATTTTCtactatttttatattatttctttatCCCAATAAGATTTTTATAGAGTACCATATACATGGGAGGAAATAGTGAGGAAATTGAATATTACACGGATCTCCAGCTATtgataacttcagttagaccataattCATCAAACATTTTCTCTTGTAGGGATAACACATTGGTCATTATAAGCGGCGATCGGACAGGAAGATTGTTGAAATACGATCCACGGAGCAAAGAGGTGACGGTGTTGCTTGAAGGTCTTGCCTTTCCAAATGGGGTGTCAATTAGTAATGATAGCACATTCCTCCTCATTGTAGAGACCACCACTCAAAGAATTTTGAGGTTTTGGCTTCAGGGTTCTAAAGCAGGAGCCCTTGAAGTTTTTGCCCAGCTATCAGGATACCCAGATAACATCAAAAGGAACCTTAGAGGAGAATTTTGGGTAGCTATCGCCATTGGTAGTGAGTCCATCAACGATGTGATAGGAATCTGTTTTAATGAGAATGGTGAGATCACGGAGGTATTAAATGATAATTTTGGAATGATCACTTCACCTCTCAGTGAAGTAGAAGAAAACAATGGGAGTTTATGGTTGGGATCTGTGGTCGCTCCCGATGTAGGCATTTACAGGCTTTAGATACTTATATAGTTGATTTGTTAGTAATGTGGTTAATTATAACATTTGTTTATGttttcataaaattatattttgtTCAATTTATTGAAATATTGAACCTATGCTCATGGTTTGAGTTAGTTGCACATTAGACTCTAAAACTCACtaacttaaaatcaagtcaaagTAAGTCGCTCGCTTAAGTTGACTTTTATATTAGAGTTTTGAACTCAAGATCTCTAATTAAGAGAGAAATGTCTTTGACCAACAAGTAAAGCACCAAATAATTACATGTTCTTTCATTATTTATATTGGAGAATGTAGCATATGCGACCCATGTGGAGGGAGGGAGGAAGGAAGATAGAAATTGAGACTGTCATGTGGAACAAACATGCATCAGATCTACGTTGTCTATCAGTGGCCGTCACATTTTCACCATGGACCTGAAATTTCAATAAAATTCAAAAGTAACAAGACCACACTGCAGGGAACATTCcaaaaacctttaaattcacttGTGCCAACATAAGCATTAGAATGTCTTAGTTTTCGAGGAATATATATGTTAATCCCGGTGTGGAATGGGAGTGAGTCGATTGGATTGCATATAagcaccacagtggaccccacatgcaatttggattattttaatgatgggaTTTCCCATCTTAGTTGtcctccatggtgtggcccacttgagttgaatTAACCTGAGTTTTGGAGCCCTAGTCCAAACACACGGTGATGCACttgtttgatggggtggatctcatccacatgaagaTGTTCCCTCTTGCGTTCACATTGGAAATTGGATAAAGAGAACATAAACAAAAAAACTCCATTAGCTAGCAATGTGGGTGAAATTTGAGCTTTCAGTTGGACAACAGTTACATTTCCAACTTCTTAAAATATTCTACCTTTGATTCAAAAACCTTATCATATTCTTTGAATATTAGAATCCTAAAAATTAACTGTGAGGGTAAAAATGCCCAAACGTTTCTCATGTTTTGTGGAGCATAGATATTTTACCCATATCACTATTTAcaatatttataaataatattaatttgATTATTAAATAACGAGTCAGAGTCACGTAAAAACCCATTTAAGTCCTCAAGTCAACCCATCGGAGCAACACTAACCGAGTCAACTCCCAACACACAGACACACATACTCCCCCCTCAACTAGCCGATGATTTAGTGTTAGCTATTTGGGGTCCACCACTAACTAGATTCCCAGTTTAGCCCATGGCTTACCATTAACtaacaaggcccaccataaactaGATTGTGTGTCAGGCGCACCATGGCCTgtatccaacttgttcacaaggtgagccccaccaagacaAAGGGATGCCTCAAAAAACCAAGCTGCCACATCTTGAATTTATAGGGTTAGGCACACTTTTACATTGTGTTTTTATGATATGGCTCACTTAAGTATTgcttagcttgatttttgggcatccCAACTTCATGTTGGGGTGCATTTGATGCAcagtttggatgccatacaaacattgcAATTGGGCCCACAGACAATTGAAGGCATTTGGTAATTTATCTTCATCAGCAATGGAATGTCGAAAAATAGGCTCTTTTGAACTTaagctttcaaaaaaaaaaaaaaaacagttttaaCATCAATCTGAAAATCTAAAATGTCCTGATAAGCATTCATATATTACCAAGTTCACAAACAATTCGAGGGGTATGGTAATTAATCTCCATTGAAGAATAGGTTCTTTTAAACTCATATGAAACATAGAAAAGCAGATTTAACATCCATCCAAATATCCAACATATTTTGATCAGCACTTAAACATTGTGTGATTGCAGTGAAGCTTAATGATAAAGGTGAGATAATAGAGgaattagattattatttttgaaattattgtGATGACTTTagtgaagtgaaaaaaaaaaaaaaaaaacaaggggaGCTTATGGTTATGATCTAAGGGTCATGCATTATGTTGGTATTCAATAGCTAGGATCTATGGTCATGCCTTATGTTGGTGCTTACAAGCTTTAGATATTTATATGTGTTTTTCATGGATGATAGTGGATAACAATATAATTATTTCCCACTAATGAGTATTGAGCACTGGAGGCCCCCTGAAGttatggatcaggctgatatgtgtgttttcccttcatcatggtAGAAATTACCttgtgaacggattagatggcatataaacatcatggtgggccccaataacATTTCCATGCTGGGCATTCAATTCCTGCTAtattttatagtgtggcccatctaagttttggatctacctcatttttgggatcacatcctGACATGAGCCGGAGAAATTGATGGATGCAGTGGATGtcacacaagcatcatggtaggCTGGCATTGTGTGCAATCGGTGAAACTGTACACTTGGCAAaattgtggggcctactttggaGGACGCATACTACTAAATAACACTGATTAGGTGATCTTAACTGTCCAACTGATTTGGACTGTTCACCATTTTTCTCTAGAACCTCCCATTTAATGTCTATGATCAGATAGTTAAGATTGTTGGTTTCTTGTCATTTATTCAATTTATTC
Coding sequences:
- the LOC131257624 gene encoding protein STRICTOSIDINE SYNTHASE-LIKE 10-like; this encodes MLAIFFIFFFPSLSLSLLSDIIIEPKSFQQLDLGGLAGPESIAFDPLNHDPYTGVSDGRVLKWQGAARGWIEFAVTSPRRNEECNGHDNPWLEDMCGRPLGMQFSKATGDLYIADAYYGLFVVRPTGGLANQLASGAQGIPFRFTNGLDIDQATGIVYFTDSSMIFPRRDNTLVIISGDRTGRLLKYDPRSKEVTVLLEGLAFPNGVSISNDSTFLLIVETTTQRILRFWLQGSKAGALEVFAQLSGYPDNIKRNLRGEFWVAIAIGSESINDVIGICFNENGEITEVLNDNFGMITSPLSEVEENNGSLWLGSVVAPDVGIYRL